Within Aspergillus oryzae RIB40 DNA, chromosome 2, the genomic segment TTGAAAGTCGGTATCGGCAACGAATTAGGCAGGGCCAATGGGGCCCTGGGTGGTGGCTCAAGGAATATCTGGTGCGATATACTACTATGCTTATACTTATGTCCACGTCGCTGGCCAATGTTCTATATGCGATTGAGCAACAATCAGCATCATTTCCTATGCAGTTCCATCTGAAGAAAACAGAGGGACTTACAGACTTCACCACCGGGCTCTTCGCCATGGTGGTGGTCTTGAAATTGAATGGTCCAGCTGAGCCATTGTCACCCTGGCTGTTCTGCGGTACATTATCGGAAGGGCTGAGTGTGAAGGACGCTCGTGTAGGACTCAGGCGATTAGAGCCTTCAGTATTCAAGGAGCCCCTTTGTGGGGGAAAACTGTCGACCAATGGTGACAAGGAATCTTTGTCCTGCGCATCAAGGCGGGAGGAGTTGTCGGGGGCGCTTGGAGGATCATCGGGGGGTGGAGTAGGGGTgcgcggaggaagaggaatagGAAGGTTTGATGCCATTTGCACCAAACAAATCAATGGCGCCTGCGCCGAACCAAGGATATGGTCAAGTGAGGAATGTTACAGTGTGCTGTGGATCagggatggagaaaggataaAGCAAGCCGCCGCGCAGAGCAAGAGATAGATAGGGAAGGGTCACGGGCTGATCTTCCCGAGTTATCGATAAATCAGGAGGCGGAAAGGCGGGGAGGTTGGTGCCGGGGAAGCCTGAGGCCTCGACTCACTCATCGCATCATCAACTCCCAGTCTGTCCGTGTCGTCATTCATGACAGCCTTGTTCACGTCCTGAACCCTGGTCGCGTTTACTTCCACAACATAATATTTATTCTCCATTGCTGCGCCACGTCCTGGACTGGCAATGCAGCACAACGTACGCCGTTCCATTTGAGGAGACTCCAACTCCGATGCCCGCATTTCCTCGGCATCTATGGATCACCGcggttccttctttttcttcttggtcgtTTTCTACCTGCTCCTCAGCTCCCAGTCTCATCCTCCTTTAATTTCTCAGGATCGGGAACGTCAGCGGGAAATCGCGAGGGAAAAGGATGCGCTTCGTCTGCTGAATGAGTCCAAGTATGGGGACTTCAACCCACCGACTGATCGATGGTTGCCTTTCCCGGGAGTGAGGAAGAACGACAGTTATGCTTGGGAGCTTCTTTCGGAAGTTCAGGATAGGGCGCGCTATCAGCTACGGTCGGCTATTTCAAATGCTGGGTTAGAGGTTCCCAAGGGTCTCGACGACCCGGCCGAATCGCAGGCGCTCAACCTGACGGAATTGCTTCTCCCCGTCTACCGTAATGCGACTGGTAAACTGCGCGGAGACTGGGTGCGGCGCAAGCTGGAAAAAGCTCATCGCCCATTGAATACAACTGCCATCGCACTCGAGAATGAGTACTTTACGCACGAGTTTAGCCACAATGTCACTGGCAATACGGGGTCCTTCTATCTAGACTTGCGTGAGGGAGGTGGCGAAGAGCTTCGGCTGCGCAATGGCCACGTTCGTGAAATTCGAGCGACTTTAGCTGTGGAAAATGGCGACTTTTGGGGAAATACATGGTACCTTCCTTTATTCGGTATCCATTTCCCTGAAACGGGCGGTATTATCCTGACTACAACGAGCGAGAAGTTCGGTGGCATTTTTACCTTGCCACATTTGGCACTTACATCAGATGCATACGACCTTTCGCACCAGCTTCTCATGAAGTCTCTCTCGGATGCAATATCTGAGAAGCAGAACCGGGCACCTACACTTTTTCCCTGGTCTTCGCTTGTTGGGGCGGAGCAGGTGGAGTTCCCTGCGCCGAAGTGTGAGCACATAGTCTATCTACAACAGCATCCGATTGCCGTCCATGACTACCTTGCGGACAGGCAAGTCATCGAACAGATTGAACAGGAGCTCAGATACCCCATGGGCGCACCAATTCCCTCCCCTCCACTTATGGTCATGTCAGCTGTTGTATTTTCTCCCGACTGTGGGTACGTCCTGGAGACCAAGGGTGCGCCTGATTACCCACCCACTGAAGCACTGTATCTATCCGGGCCaaagctggaggagctcgGGAAATACTCAGCTCGGTTAATATTCGTAATATGCGGTATCTCCGTTGCACAAATTGCCCTACTTATGCGGCAGGTCAAGGAGGCTTCAACGCCCTCCACCAGGAGCCGTATTAGTTTTTATAC encodes:
- the dscA gene encoding ubiquitin-protein ligase dscA (predicted E3 ubiquitin ligase), whose amino-acid sequence is MDHRGSFFFFLVVFYLLLSSQSHPPLISQDRERQREIAREKDALRLLNESKYGDFNPPTDRWLPFPGVRKNDSYAWELLSEVQDRARYQLRSAISNAGLEVPKGLDDPAESQALNLTELLLPVYRNATGKLRGDWVRRKLEKAHRPLNTTAIALENEYFTHEFSHNVTGNTGSFYLDLREGGGEELRLRNGHVREIRATLAVENGDFWGNTWYLPLFGIHFPETGGIILTTTSEKFGGIFTLPHLALTSDAYDLSHQLLMKSLSDAISEKQNRAPTLFPWSSLVGAEQVEFPAPKCEHIVYLQQHPIAVHDYLADRQVIEQIEQELRYPMGAPIPSPPLMVMSAVVFSPDCGYVLETKGAPDYPPTEALYLSGPKLEELGKYSARLIFVICGISVAQIALLMRQVKEASTPSTRSRISFYTIALMAFGDSFLLVFMLLELYPAVSFLLLTTASFLTFLSVSYIGMKFMMEIWAVQAPERREQDRRSNPSATTARPATLPLPATTRLRDTGATPIILTPDQDPPEEEDEPPPNRSTTPTARETRSDVGAMYARFYFILFVMLIISIWSFLWPNRLGALYARALGFVYLSFWTPQIYRNVMRNCRKALRWDFVVGQSFLRLFPFMYFLTVSGNVLFIRPDTTTALALAGWVWIQVWILASQDILGPRFFVPRGWAPPAYDYHPIVRDAAGSDADLESGGVLPIGALRADERDFDTKEDDKQRPKDKKKAVFDCAICMQEIEVPVLAAPGGAGGSSMTDGATSILSRRAYMVTPCRHIFHSTCLESWMRLRLQCPICRESIPPV